From Equus przewalskii isolate Varuska chromosome 7, EquPr2, whole genome shotgun sequence, one genomic window encodes:
- the PLBD2 gene encoding putative phospholipase B-like 2 isoform X1 encodes MVAPMYGSPGGRLARALTRALALALVLALLVGLFLSGLTGALPAPGGRGVHYEPVPPASRSRSVLLDAKTGQLRLVEGRHPDAVAWANLTNAIHETGWAFLELRTSGNYNDSLQAYAAGVVEAAVSEQLIYMHWMNTVVNYCGPFEYEVGYCERLKSFLDTNLEWMQEEMESNKDSAYWHQVRLTLLQLKGLEDSYEGSVAFPTGRFTIKPLGFLLLQISGDLGDLEPALNKTEARRTLGAGACSALVKLLPGHRDLLVAHNTWNSYQSMLRIIKKYWFQFHEGPQEDAPPAPGNRLVFSSYPGTIFSCDDFYILASGLVTLETTIGNRNPALWKYVQPKHCVLEWVRNIVANRLAVDGDSWADTFKRFNSGTYNNQWMIVDYKAFVPGGPSPGSRVLTILEQLPGMVVVADKTSELYQKTYWASYNIPSFETVFNTSGLQALVAQYGDWFSYDGSPRAQIFRRNQSLVRDLDSMIQLMRYNDFLHDPLSLCKECSPQPNGENAISARSDLNPANGSYPFPALRQRSHGGIDVKVTSMALAKAFRFLAASGPTWDQVPPFQWSASPFSGLLHMGQPDLWKFLPIEVWWD; translated from the exons ATGGTGGCCCCGATGTACGGCTCCCCCGGCGGCCGCCTGGCCCGGGCGCTGACGCGGGCGCTGGCGCTGGCCCTGGTGCTGGCCCTGCTGGTCGGGCTGTTCCTGAGCGGCCTCACGGGCGCGCTCCCGGCCCCAGGGGGCCGCGGGGTCCACTACGAGCCCGTGCCGCCCGCCTCCCGCAGCCGCTCGGTGCTCCTGGACGCCAAGACGGGCCAGCTCCGCCTGGTGGAGGGCCGCCACCCCGACGCCGTGGCCTGGGCCAACCTCACCAACGCCATCCACGAGACCGG GTGGGCCTTCCTGGAGCTGCGCACCTCCGGCAACTACAATGACAGCCTGCAGGCCTACGCGGCGGGCGTGGTGGAGGCCGCCGTGTCCGAGCAG CTCATCTACATGCACTGGATGAACACGGTGGTGAACTACTGCGGCCCCTTCGAGTATGAAGTCGGCTACTGCGAGAGGCTCAAGAGCTTCCTGGACACCAACCTGGAGTGGATGCAGGAGGAGATGGAGTCCAACAAGGACTCTGCCTACTGGCACCAG gTGCGGCTGACCCTCCTGCAGCTGAAAGGCCTAGAGGACAGCTATGAAGGCAGTGTGGCCTTTCCCACTGGGAGGTTCACCATCAAACCCTTGGGGTTCCT CCTGCTGCAGATCTCCGGGGACCTGGGAGACTTGGAGCCGGCCCTGAACAAGACCGAGGCCAGGCGCACTCTGGGCGCGGGCGCCTGCTCCGCCCTCGTCAAGCTGCTGCCCGGCCACAGGGACCTCCTTGTTGCCCACAACACCTGGAACTCCTACCAGAGCATGCTGCGCATCATCAAGAAGTACTGGTTCCAGTTCCACGAAGGCCCCCAAG AGGACGCCCCGCCGGCTCCTGGCAACAGGCTGGTCTTCTCGTCCTACCCGGGCACCATCTTCTCCTGTGACGACTTCTACATCCTCGCCAGTGGGCTG GTGACCCTGGAGACCACCATCGGCAACAGGAACCCGGCCCTGTGGAAGTACGTGCAGCCCAAGCACTGCGTGCTGGAGTGGGTGCGCAATATTGTGGCCAACCGCCTGGCTGTGGATGGGGATTCCTGGGCAGATACCTTCAAGAGGTTCAACAGTGGCAC CTACAACAACCAGTGGATGATCGTGGACTACAAGGCGTTCGTCCCCGGCgggcccagccctgggagcaGGGTGCTCACCATCCTGGAGCAGCTCCC GGGTATGGTGGTGGTGGCCGACAAGACCTCGGAACTCTACCAGAAGACCTACTGGGCCAGCTACAACATACC GTCCTTTGAGACTGTGTTCAACACCAGCGGGCTGCAGGCCCTGGTGGCCCAGTATGGGGACTGGTTCTCCTATGACGGGAGCCCCCGGGCCCAGATATTCCGGCGGAACCAGTCGCTGGTGCGTGACCTGGACTCCATGATCCAGCTCATGAG GTACAATGACTTCCTGCACGACCCCCTGTCCCTGTGCAAAGAGTGCAGCCCCCAGCCCAACGGAGAGAATGCCATCTCAGCCCGCTCCGACCTCAACCCGGCCAACGGCTCCTACCCCTTCCCGGCCCTGCGCCAGCGCTCCCACGGGGGCATCGATGTGAAG GTGACCAGCATGGCGCTGGCCAAGGCCTTCCGCTTTCTGGCGGCCAGTGGCCCCACGTGGGACCAGGTGCCCCCATTCCAGTGGAGCGCCTCGCCCTTCAGTGGACTGCTGCACATGGGCCAGCCCGACCTCTGGAAGTTCTTGCCCATTGAGGTCTGGTGGGACTGA
- the PLBD2 gene encoding putative phospholipase B-like 2 isoform X2 — MVAPMYGSPGGRLARALTRALALALVLALLVGLFLSGLTGALPAPGGRGVHYEPVPPASRSRSVLLDAKTGQLRLVEGRHPDAVAWANLTNAIHETGWAFLELRTSGNYNDSLQAYAAGVVEAAVSEQLIYMHWMNTVVNYCGPFEYEVGYCERLKSFLDTNLEWMQEEMESNKDSAYWHQVRLTLLQLKGLEDSYEGSVAFPTGRFTIKPLGFLLLQISGDLGDLEPALNKTEARRTLGAGACSALVKLLPGHRDLLVAHNTWNSYQSMLRIIKKYWFQFHEGPQEDAPPAPGNRLVFSSYPGTIFSCDDFYILASGLVTLETTIGNRNPALWKYVQPKHCVLEWVRNIVANRLAVDGDSWADTFKRFNSGTYNNQWMIVDYKAFVPGGPSPGSRVLTILEQLPGMVVVADKTSELYQKTYWASYNIPYNDFLHDPLSLCKECSPQPNGENAISARSDLNPANGSYPFPALRQRSHGGIDVKVTSMALAKAFRFLAASGPTWDQVPPFQWSASPFSGLLHMGQPDLWKFLPIEVWWD, encoded by the exons ATGGTGGCCCCGATGTACGGCTCCCCCGGCGGCCGCCTGGCCCGGGCGCTGACGCGGGCGCTGGCGCTGGCCCTGGTGCTGGCCCTGCTGGTCGGGCTGTTCCTGAGCGGCCTCACGGGCGCGCTCCCGGCCCCAGGGGGCCGCGGGGTCCACTACGAGCCCGTGCCGCCCGCCTCCCGCAGCCGCTCGGTGCTCCTGGACGCCAAGACGGGCCAGCTCCGCCTGGTGGAGGGCCGCCACCCCGACGCCGTGGCCTGGGCCAACCTCACCAACGCCATCCACGAGACCGG GTGGGCCTTCCTGGAGCTGCGCACCTCCGGCAACTACAATGACAGCCTGCAGGCCTACGCGGCGGGCGTGGTGGAGGCCGCCGTGTCCGAGCAG CTCATCTACATGCACTGGATGAACACGGTGGTGAACTACTGCGGCCCCTTCGAGTATGAAGTCGGCTACTGCGAGAGGCTCAAGAGCTTCCTGGACACCAACCTGGAGTGGATGCAGGAGGAGATGGAGTCCAACAAGGACTCTGCCTACTGGCACCAG gTGCGGCTGACCCTCCTGCAGCTGAAAGGCCTAGAGGACAGCTATGAAGGCAGTGTGGCCTTTCCCACTGGGAGGTTCACCATCAAACCCTTGGGGTTCCT CCTGCTGCAGATCTCCGGGGACCTGGGAGACTTGGAGCCGGCCCTGAACAAGACCGAGGCCAGGCGCACTCTGGGCGCGGGCGCCTGCTCCGCCCTCGTCAAGCTGCTGCCCGGCCACAGGGACCTCCTTGTTGCCCACAACACCTGGAACTCCTACCAGAGCATGCTGCGCATCATCAAGAAGTACTGGTTCCAGTTCCACGAAGGCCCCCAAG AGGACGCCCCGCCGGCTCCTGGCAACAGGCTGGTCTTCTCGTCCTACCCGGGCACCATCTTCTCCTGTGACGACTTCTACATCCTCGCCAGTGGGCTG GTGACCCTGGAGACCACCATCGGCAACAGGAACCCGGCCCTGTGGAAGTACGTGCAGCCCAAGCACTGCGTGCTGGAGTGGGTGCGCAATATTGTGGCCAACCGCCTGGCTGTGGATGGGGATTCCTGGGCAGATACCTTCAAGAGGTTCAACAGTGGCAC CTACAACAACCAGTGGATGATCGTGGACTACAAGGCGTTCGTCCCCGGCgggcccagccctgggagcaGGGTGCTCACCATCCTGGAGCAGCTCCC GGGTATGGTGGTGGTGGCCGACAAGACCTCGGAACTCTACCAGAAGACCTACTGGGCCAGCTACAACATACC GTACAATGACTTCCTGCACGACCCCCTGTCCCTGTGCAAAGAGTGCAGCCCCCAGCCCAACGGAGAGAATGCCATCTCAGCCCGCTCCGACCTCAACCCGGCCAACGGCTCCTACCCCTTCCCGGCCCTGCGCCAGCGCTCCCACGGGGGCATCGATGTGAAG GTGACCAGCATGGCGCTGGCCAAGGCCTTCCGCTTTCTGGCGGCCAGTGGCCCCACGTGGGACCAGGTGCCCCCATTCCAGTGGAGCGCCTCGCCCTTCAGTGGACTGCTGCACATGGGCCAGCCCGACCTCTGGAAGTTCTTGCCCATTGAGGTCTGGTGGGACTGA